CTCGTCTATTTCATAGTTGGCAACGCTTTCAGATTAGCAGCTGGAAGAAAATCGCTGCGGTCCATCAGTCCAGTCCAGCGGCGCTGCGCATTGCTAATCGAGAATCGATCGCATTTTTATTTGTGGCATAAAAAGGCGGCATCGGGAGATGCCGCCTTTTGCTCAGATTACCTGCGCGCTGTGAATCAGCGATACAACAGGATTTTGCCCACGGATTTGTCATCGCTCTGCGATACCACCCGCACCTTCAGGCCGTAGGATGTCAGCACGCGGCCGGCGTCGGGCATCGCCGCATCGCTGTAGTCGGCGCTGTCGTCGAACACCGGATTGCGCTGGGTGTAGAAATCGCGCAGCAGCAGGCCGTAGCGGTCGAGCAGGTCGAGGATGGATTTGTCCTGCTTGTCGATGCCGAAGGCTGCGTCGTGGATCTGGTAGCGCGTGGAGGCAACACTGTGATCGTTCCAGCTGACCGGGTGCTGGTCTGCATCGACCACGCCGAGGAAACCTTTACCCGGGTGCATGCCGACCCAGTTTTCGTCATAACCTTCGTCTGCATACCAGACTACCAGGCCCTCATTGAAGGCCAGCATCTGTCCGCCTACGTTGATATGGCTGAGGCCGACATCGACGCCGCTGTGCGTGCGCCACTCCAGCAGGTAGTGGTGCGGGTACAAGTTGAACCCGGGGTTACGGGTAAAGCCGGCGAGGCTGGAGGTGCCTGCGCTCTCGGCGTCATCGGCGAGCAGGGTGGCGCCGTCGGCGGTGACCTGGATATCGTCAGCGTAGAAACCGGGATTCGCGACGGCGCCGTCGGTCCAGTAGTAAAACACCAGGTAAAACTGCTGGCCGGCATAGGCGCTCAAGTCGAACTCGGCATCCTTCCAGCCACCGGAGGCTCCGGTGATGCCATAGCCGGGATTCTGGTTATGGGGGCTGCTGGTGGTGCTGATATTGCCGGCGATCGGGGTCAGGCCGGCGGCGTTGTAGACACCTACAAACGCATAGTCCCAGTCCTGTTCGATATCGTACCAGGCCTTGAAGTCCACCTTGGCGCTGGTGGCGCCGCGGAGGTCGACCGGTACCAGCATATAGTTATTCAGCGCGTTGCCCCGGCCACTGTAATAGGCGTATTCCCCACTGGTCGGAACCGTGTAAGTCTCTTTCCGGTCCGGCAGGTCGATACGGATCGCATCGTTGTTGGTGCCCTTGCTGGCGGCCTGATCCAGCAGTGCCTCGACGCCGCCGGCCGGAATATCCTCTAGCGCTACGGTGGTGCCGTGCAGCCAGTTGCCGCCGTGGTATTGCTGCAGGAATTCCTTCGACCAGGCAGAGAAGCCGGTGGGCTCGGCGCCGGGGATGGTGCCGGCCCAGCTACCATTGGACATGATCGACCAGGAGGAAACCGGTTCGCCGCGGCCGCTGTACTGGGTGTCGTACTCGTCCGGCAGGCCCAGGTCGTGGCCGTATTCGTGGCTGACCACGCCGGCGGCGGCGTCGGCGGGCTGGATGGTGTAGTCGAGGGCGGCCATCATGCCGCCCCACTCGTCGATTTCGCTGCTGCTGCCGGGGATCGGGAAGAAGTCGCCCAGATTCCAGCGGTGCGCCCAGATGGCGTCTTCGCCCAGCTGGCCACCGCCGGCTTCCTCGCCGACGGACGAATGAATAATCAACACGTGGTCGACGAGGCCGTCCGGCTCCCAGAAGTTGCCGTCGCCGTCCAGGTCATAGCGGTCCTCGACATCGAAATCAGACAGGTTCACGGACGGATCTGCGGCGGCGGCCACCAGCGCCTCGCGCACCAGTGCGCGCGCGTCGCCGTCGACATTGTTGCCGTAGAAGGCGGCGGGCTGGCTGGCCATATACCAACCGGCCACGGCACCGTCGACGGTGTAGCTGTGGCCGGACTGCTGCCAGTAGTACTGCTCCATCGAAATCAGGTTTTCGCCGTGGGGGCCGGCGAAGCCGGTTTTGGAGAACAGCAGGTCGGCGTAGTGCTCGGGCGTGTAATCCGCGTAGTACATATTGGTTTCCCCGGGCTGAATGCTGTTGTGGGGAAAGTCCGGGAACTCCATCAGGATCGCGAGGATACGCGCGGTATGCGGCTTGCCGTCATAGTCTTCAGGAACCAGCGGCGCCGGTACATTTTTCTTGCTCGCGCCCAGCTTGTTGCCGTGACCGTTTTGTAGCGCCAGCTTGATGTTGTTGCCGTGGGCCTCGGTGAGCAGCTGCGCGCTTTCATCGGCGAGGTCGTGGCTGTGCCGTTGATTCTTTGCGGCGCGCTCGCGCAGGTAGGTGCGCAGTGCGGCTTCGGCCTCGGCCATGGTGGCGCCGTCGGCGATACGTCCGGACTTGCGCAGCATTTCCATCAGTTTGGCCTCGTTGGCCACGGCCAGATCCACGGGGCCGCCGTGCGCGATTGGTCCCGCGGCGGCCTGGGTGCCGGCGCTGATCAGGCCGAGTGTCAGGGCCCCGGCGGCGAGCAGTTTATGGGGTTTCAACATAGTTCCCTCGTTGTTGTTTTTTCCGGTTTACAGTCTTGGATGATCGCGGACGGGGCGCGGCGCTGACCGCGCTATGGACTCGAGGTCGAGCGTTCCCTGGCCCGTTGTCGGGGCCTGCCCGCAGTGACCGGATTAATGGTCACTGCGGCTGTAACGAGCGGCGGGGAAAAATGCGCAATGAATAGCGCGTCAAATGTTGAGAATCACTTCAAATAAAGATTTTTTTGGAACGTACCGTCCCAATTGCAAGGCGCAATGGGTTACCGGCGTACCGATTGCGTAGCGGAGTCACGCAAGGGGAGATGGGCGCGTCAGGGCGTCGCTGCGGGCCAGGGTAGGGTCATGCGGATGTGCAGACCGCCGCCGCTGCGATTGTGCAGTTGCAGGTGTCCGCCGTGCGCCTCGACGATCTCGCGGCACAGCGCCAGCCCCAGGCCGACGCCCTGGGGCTTGGTGGAGTAAAACGGCAGCAGTGCCTGCTGCAGGACCTTTTCGCTCATGCCGCTGCCGCGGTCGTTGACGGTGAGGTACTGGCCGCGGTTGTCGGCGGAGATTTGCAGCTCGATCGCGTCGGCGTCGCTGCCGGCTTCGACGGCATTCTTGAACAGGTTGAGCAGCGCCTGCTCGATCTGCACGGGATCGAAATAACCCGGACGCGCGGGCAGGTCGCCTTGCAGCGTAAACGGCTGCAGCGGCGCCAGCCGTTCGATCAGCTGGTGCCATTGGACGGTTTCGCAGCTGGGTGCCGGCAGTTTGGCAAAGCGCGCATAGCCCTGGGTGAATTCGGTCAGGTGCTGGCAGCGCTCGGCAATAGTGTTGAACACCTTTTCCAGCGTGGCGCGCTGCTGCGCTTGCGTATTCTCCAGCCGTGCGGCCAGCAGTTGGCCGCTGTGTGCCATCGAGGATATCGGCGCGAGGGAATTGTTCAGTTCGTGGCTGATCACGCGGATAACTTTTTTCCACACCTGTACTTCGGCGCGGGTCAATTCGCGGGTCATTTCGCGAATCAGGATCAGGCGGTGGCGATTGGCATTCAGTACAAAATCGCTGTGGCTGACATGGTGGGTCTGTGGCGTGTCGCCATCGGTAATGTTGAACAGGCCATCGCGATCACGCTCGATGGCATCGGCGAGCTCTGTCGGGCAGTCTGCCAGTACTTGTGGCAACCGCAGGCCCTGCAGCGGCTTGCCGCGATGGAGCAGGTGGCGCGCACTGGTGTTGCTGTAGACGATGCGACCGGACTGATCAATAAGCAGCAGTGCCTGGGGCGAGCTTTGCATTACCGTATCCAGCAACAGCTCGCGCTGGTAAATATGTGCGCGTTCGCGCCGCAGGATTTCGCCAACGTCGTTGTATAGCCCCGCAATACGCCCCAGCTCGTCGTCGCGTTGCGGTGGTAGCGATGTGGAAAATTCCCGGTCGCGGAAATTGAGCATGCCGCTTTCCAGCGCCTTCAGTGCGCGATTCATCGGTGCGGTGACCGGGCGCAGTAGCAGAATGGCGACGACGATCGCGAGAGCGAATCCGCCGCTCAAGGCGAGGCGCAGGTCCAGCCCGTAGTAGAGCAGTGCAAAAGGAATGCTCGTGCCGCAGGCCACTGCCAGCAATGTCGCGGCGAGGATGCGGCCCTCGAGGGAAAACTTGCTGCGCATCAGTAGGGAATGCCGTATTTGTCCAGGCGGCGATAGAGTGCCTGGCGGCTGAGGCCGAGTTCGCGCGCGGCCTGGGCGATCACCCCGTTGCAGTTGGCCAGCGTCTCTTCGAGTAGCTCGCGGCTGGGCTCGAACTGCAGCTCGCTCTTGCACTGGGTTTCTGGCGGTGGCAGGTCGAGGTCGTTTTCATCGATGGTGTCGCCAGCGCACAGCAGTGCGGCGCGTTGCATCTTGTTCTGCAGTTCGCGCACATTGCCCGGCCAGCTGTAATGCATCAGCGCGCTCTGCGCCTGCGGGGAGAGTTTTTTGCGATCGCCCAACCTGTCGGGCAAAAAACTCCGCGCCAGCGGCAGTATGTCTTCGGCACGCTCGCGCAGTGCCGGTACTTTCAGTTCGATCACATTCAGGCGGTAAAACAGGTCCTGACGAAAATTCCCCGCCGCGATCTGCTGCGGCAGGTCGCTGTTGGTCGCGCTGATGACCCGCACCCTGACCTTGCGGGTGTGACTGCTGCCGAGGCGTTGGAACTCGCCGGTCTGCAGTACCCGCAACAGCTTTACCTGGCCGGCAGCGGAGAGCTCGCCGATTTCGTCGAGGAACAGGGTACCGCCGTCGGCGGCCTCGAAACGGCCCTCGCGCGCGCGGTTACCGGCGCCGGTATAGGCGCCGGCCTCGGCGCCGAACAGTTCCGCTTCCATCAGCTCTTCCGGCAGAGCGCCCACGTTAACCTTGAGGTAGGGGCCGTCGCGCAGCGCTGAGTTGGCCTGCACGATATCGGCAATCTTTTCCTTGCCGGCGCCGTTGGGGCCAGTGATCAGCACCGGCACATCGGCGCGGGCAATCTGGGTGGTCATTTCCAGCAGCTTTTGCATCATCTCGCTGCGGTAGGTGATTCCCTGCAGGTCGAATTGCTGACGCAGTTGCTGGCGCGCCTGCAGCGCCCGCTGCTGCGATTGGCGGCGCTGCTGCTGCAGTTCGCTCAGTTCGAGCAGGTTCTTGACCGTGGCGACCAGTTTGTTGTCGTCCCAGGGCTTGCCCAGGTAATCGGCGGCACCGGCCTTGACCAGTTCCACCGCCATCTCCAGCTGGGTCCAGGCGGTGAGCAGGATCACCGGCAGGTCCGGAGCCTGTTCGCGCATGGCGAAAAACAGTTCGCGCCCCTCCTCTCCGGAGGTGGTGTCGGCGCTGAAGTTCATATCCTGGATGACCAGGCTGATATCCGGCTGCTCGCGCAGCAGCTGCAGGCCGGCCTGGGGCGTGACCGCGCTGACGCTGTCGATCTGGTGCAGCGACAGCAGCAGCTCCAGTGCGGAGAGGATGCCGGGGTTGTCGTCGATCAGCAGGACTTTATCCATTCGAGAATGCCACAAATAAAAACGGGCGCGTCTGCGCCCGAGTTGTGTATTGGAGAAAGATTGCGCTATACGCTGCGCGTCGCCGTGGCCGGCGAAATATTGGCCGCGCGCAGTGCCGGTACCAGGGCCGCCACAACACTCACGCTGACCAATATTAACGCACAGACCGCCATCACTGGCAATGTCAGTGCCGGCTGCTTGAACGACGACACCATCAGGTGATTGAAGATCTGTGCCGCGGCCATACCCAGCGCAATGCCGGTGCCGGCGATCAACAGGTTTTCCAGCAGGAAGTAGCGGCTGATCGCGGTACGGGTGGCACCCAGCGCGCGGCGCACACCGATCTGTTTGCGGCGCTGATTGATCCAGAAAAAGGTCAGGCCGACGATGCCCAGCGCAACGATAAAGGTCAGCAGGGCCATGACCGATGACAGTGCCTTGACCATGGTATTGTCGCCGGCGTAACTGCGCGCCATATCTTTGGCGAGGGTTTCCATATGGATGACCCGGCGCGGATCTCGTTTTGCCAGCGCATCCTCTACCTGCTTCAGGACTTGGTCGCGCTGACCCGGTTCGGTGCGGATCAGGTAGCGTTTGAAGTTGCCGGCTACCAGTACCGGGAACACGGCCACGTTGCCGGCATTACTCCAGCCGACCCAGCTGCCCAGATTGCGCTCGACGATACCGATGATCTCGGTCGGGTGGCTGTCGTTGCCACCATAAAAATACTTGCCCAGCGCGTTGCCGTCCGGGAACAGCGTATCGGCAAACTGCTTGGTGACTATGGCGACTTTGGATTTGTAGTTGTCATTGGGGCCGACCACATCCATATCGGCCTCGGTAAAATTGCGCCCGGCAATCAGCTTCATGCCCAGTGCATTGATAAAGTGGGGATCCGACTGAAAATAATTGGCCGCCTCACCGCCGATTTCCTCGTTGGGCTTGGTGTGAAAACCACTCGCGGAACCGGAGCCCGACAGCGGGATCTGATTCGACGGCGCGGCGTCCACGACACCGGGCATTTCGCGCAGCATAGCCATATCCGCGGTGACGGCTGCGGCCATGTCGTAATCCTGCGGAATGGCGAGGAATGTCACTGCAATGACGTTGTCCACATCCATGCCCGTGGGGCGCTTCATCATGTCGCTGCGGTCGCCGACGATTACCGCCGCGTTGCTGATGATGGCCAGAGTCAGGGCGAGCTGCAGGACGATCAGCAGCGCCGAAATCTTGTTGCGCCAGATGGCGGACAACATGGGTCTCAATTCCAACATGACATTGTCCTCACTGGGTTTTCAGGTAGATGGATGGATTGGTACGGCTGATACGCCAGGCCGGGTAGGCGCCGGCGAGCAGGCTGGCGGCAATCGCCAGGCCAACGGCTGCGAGCACCATCTGCCAGTCCATATAGGCGAGCCGGTCGATGTAGCCCATGGCCAGGCGCTTGACACTCTGCAGGCCTACCAGCGCAAGCAGAATGCCGATCAGGCCACCGGCAATGCCGATGCAGGCGCTCTCGATCAGGTGCTGGGTAAAAACGGCATTGCGGCTCGCGCCCAGTGCGCGGCGTACGCCGGCTTCCGGCGCCTTGCGCAGGAACTTGGCCAGCAGCAGTGCCACCGCATTGACCACACATACCAGCAGGAAGGCCAGCGACAGCCATCCCAGTACGCGGTTGTCATCGCGCAGCGCCTCATTCAGCACCAGCCACTCTGACGGGTGCGACAGGGCGAACTTCAGCGGTCGCTCGAAGCGTCCCTGTTCTTTCTGCTGGCGGATGTAGCCGGTGAGAAAGTCCCGGTACTGCTGCACCTGTTTGGCGGTGTCCAGCTGGACCCAGTACTGAATCCAGACGTTCTCGCTCTGCAGAAAGCCCTCGTAGCCTTCGCTGTCGTCATTTTTCCAGCCGTTGGTGTTGCCCCAGCTGTAAATTTCGAAGCTGCGGTGCAGGCCGAACGGGATGTAGAGCTCTTCGGAATCGTTGAAGGCGCCGTTGTTCAGGTCCTGGACCTTGGGCACCGGATTCCAGTGCTTCAACACCCCGATAACGGTAAAGGGCTCGCCATTGAGGTTGATCGTCTTGCCCACGCTGTTTTCGCCGTCGAACAACTTGTCATTGGTCTCCTTGGACAACACCACCTGTTGCACCGGGCTTTGGTCCGCGTCTGCGCTCCAGGTGCCGCCGTACAGGAAGGGCACGTCGAACAGGGTGAAAAAGTCGCGCGTGGTTACCCGGGTGTTGGCGGTGAAGGGGCGCAGGTCGGAATTGTCCAGGTTGACGGTGAAGCCCCAGCGGTGCATGGCCACCTGGTGCGTGGGGATATCCGAGCGCAACAGCGCCTCTGCGTCCTTATAGGTGAGCTGCCAGGGGATATGGTTGCCGTTGTCGCTGCTGTTATAGGCCTCATTGGGGTCCCAGCTGTCCAGCTGCACCGCATAGAGGACGTCATCTTTTTCATCCAGCGGATTCTGCGACATCATGTGGTTGAGGGTCAGCGTGGTCATGGCGGTGCCGACGCCGACGGCAATGGCGGCGATCATCAGACCGCTCAAAATCGGCGTGCCGCGGATGCTGCGCAGCGCGAGTGACAGGTAGTATCCGAACATTTCCTTTCTCCTCAGGCAGTCGCCGCTTCCGCTTGAGTCGCGGCACTGTTCAGGTCGGAGACCTGGCCGTCGACGATCTGGATATTGCGGTGGGCGCGGCGCGCCAGGTCCGGGTCGTGGGTTACCATCACAATGGTGGTGCCCCACTCGTTGATAAATTCCAGCAGCTCCATCACCTGGCGCGCCATCAGCGAGTCGAGGTTACCGGTCGGTTCGTCGGCGAGCAGGAAGCGCGGTTCGCCGGCCAGCGCGCGGGCGATGGCGACGCGCTGCTGCTGGCCACCGGACAGCTGTGCCGGCAGATGCTTGGCGCGCGCGGCGAGACCCACCTGCTCCAGCACTTTCTCGATGCGCTTCTTGCGTTCGGCGGCCTTGAAGCCCCGGTAGCGCAGCGGTACGTCGATATTGTCGAACAGGTTCAGGTCCGGGATCAGGTTGAAGCCCTGAAAAATAAAGCCGATCTTTTCGTTGCGCAGGCGTGAGCGATCGCGGTCGTTGAGGCCGCTGATATCGTTGCCGTCGAGCAGGTACTGGCCACCGGTGGGCGTTTCGAGCAGCCCGGCAATATTGAGGAAGGTGGTTTTACCGGAGCCACTGGGGCCGGTGACCGACACGAATTCCCCTTCGGCAACCTCCAGGTTGAAGTCCCGCAGGGCGTGGGTTTCGATAGTGTCGGTGCGATAACTCTTGCGGATATTGTGCATCTTCAACATGGTGGTTTTCCCTTTGTGTTGATTTCTCTGTGCCTTGATTTTCGATTCAGTGGCGGAGCCGGTGGGCACCTGCGCAACGGCCTGATCGGCAATCGTCTTGCAGGAGGCCCCCGGCTCCGGGACCTTCGCTTGTGAATTCAGTGTTCTTGTCGCGACTCGGGATTTTTATTATTTCAATGCCACTAACTGGGCATTTTTCAGTTCGTCCGTGGCGGAAGTAATGATCCTGTCGCCTTCCTTGAGGCCGGAGACGATCTCTACCTGGTTCAGGCCCAGTGCGCCGATCTGGATCGGTACGCGCACCGCCTGCTGCTCACCGTTCAGTTTCCAGGCGTAGCGGCCGCCGCTCTGATCGATAAAGGCGCCGCGCTTGACCAGCATCACGTCGCTGCGATTCTCCAGCAGGATGCGCGCGGTCAGGCGCAGGTTCTGGCGCAGCTTGTCCGGTTGGCCGTCGGTGAAACGCACCCGCGCGACCACCTGGTTGTTGATCACTTCCGGAGAAATTGCGGTGATTTCGCCCGGCAGTTTTTTGCCGCTCAGGTCGATTTCGACCGCCATGGCGAGACCGAGATCATCGGCGTAGTTTTCCGGCACGGCGGCCTCGAGTTCAAAGCTGGACAGGTCAACTACGGTCATCAGCGCGGTATTCGGAGCCACGGCGCTGCGCTGTGCCACGGACAGGCTGCCCACGGTGCCGTCGACCGGGGAGAGGATCTGCAGTTCGTTGACCTTGCGCTGCAGCTCTGCGACCTGCAGTTTCTGCTGCGAAACCTGCAGCTCCAGGGTCTTGGTGTCGAAGGCGAGCGATTCCTTTTGCAGCTCGGCATTCTGTTCCGCCTGGCGGTATTCCAGCTTGGCGCGGGCCAGGTCGTCGGAGGCTTTCTCGAAATCCAGTTGCGAGATGATTTTCTTGTCGATAGAGATCTTGGCGCGGCGCAGCTCGCGTTCGGCGGCGGTCAGGTCGACCTTGGCCAGGTCCGCCTTCTGGCGGTTTTCCAGCTGCTGGCGCTTGGCCTGGATCTTCTGCCGCTGCAGTTCCACAGCCAGCTTGTTGAATTTGGCCTGTTCCTGGGCCAGCTGGTTGGCCAGCTGCGGGCTGTCGACATCCGCCAGCAACTGGCCCTGCTTGACGCTGTCACCGGCCTTGACCGCGAATTTGACGATACCCTGCGCCGGGCTGAACAGGGTGGGGCTGTTGGCGGCGACCACCTTGCCCTGTACCACCAGGTCGCGCACCAGGTCGCCGCGCTTCACCTGGGCGACATTGACTTCCGCCAGTGACAGAGTGCCGTCCACCGAACTGGTGCTGTGCCAGGCGTTCACGCCCCAGACGAGGAAAGCCGCGGCCAGGGCCACCACGGCGCCGGTCTTGAGGTTGCGGGGTTTCTTCCAGGCGGGAACGGCACGCAGTTGTACATCTTGCCCCGAGGTATCTCTGATCATTGGTGAATTCCGTTACTCATCGTTGTTGTTGTCGGCGTCCCCGCGCCTGTTTGTGCTGTGACGCGGCGGCGGGGCGCTTTGGATGCAGTCGCGGCGTCAGGCCGTGATTTCGCGGCATCCTGTCGCTGTCCTGCAGCGGTTATAGCAAGGCCTGTGCCAGTTTTTCGAACCGGTTTAACTTGTTGAAATAAAAGATTTTTTTGTGTTTCGGTGACAGGTGTGGACAGTGCCAGGTGTCCGCTTTAAGTGTCCGCTGTCCGCCGCAGCGCGGGGCGGACAGCGCAGCTTTGGTGTGGTTCGCGAGAGGCTTTGTCGGTCGCGAGGCACACATTTCGGAGTGGCCATCCCACTGGAAAATAGCGAGGGACTGACCCTATACGCTGCGTGTCGCCGTCGCCGGCGAGATATTGGCTGCGCGCAGGGCCGGGGCCAGAGCTGCGGCCAGGCTGATACCGAGCAGTATCAGGCCGCAGGCGATGGTCGTACCGGGTGGCAGCGCCGGCTGGCCGAACGCCCCGGAGAGAAAGTGATTGACCAGCTGCGCGGCGGCGGTGCCGAGCAGGAGGCCGGTGGCCGCGATCATCAGGTTTTCCAGCAGGAAGTAGCGGCAGATGGCGCCGCGACTGGCGCCGAGTGCGCGGCGTATGCCGGTCTGTTGTTGTCGTTGGGTTATCCAGAAGGCCGTCAGGCCAGCGATACCGAGGGCTACAATCGAGGTCAGCAATCCGACCACGGCACTCAGCACGGTCGCCATGGTGCTGTCGCCGGCGAAATAGCGGTCCCTCTGCTCCTCGAGGGTTTTAACGGTGATCACCCGTCGTGGATCGCGTTCGGCCAGGGTCTTCTCCAGCCGCTTCTGCACGAGGTTCCGCTGGCCGGGCTCGGCGCGCACGATATAGCTGACCCACTGGCCATCCCGAATCACCGGGTAAAACACCGCATTGCCGGCGCTGCTCCAGTTCGGCCAGGAGCCCAGATTGCGCTCGACGATACCGACTATTCGCACGGGCTTGTCATCGTTTTTCAGATAGATGGATTTCCCCAGTACTTCGCCCCGGGGAAACAGTTTCCCGGCCAGTTGTTGCGTGATGATCGCGGTGCCTGGCTGCCAATTGGCGGTACTGTCGGCGCGTTGGATTTCCGCGGCGGTAAAAGTACGGCCGGCTATCAGCCGCATGCCCAGGGCGCTAATAAAGTGTTCGTCAACAGTGAAGTAGTTGGCGTCGGCGATACCGGTTTGCTGGTTGGGTGCGGTTTGGAAGCTGCTGTAGGAGCCGCCGCCGGTCAGCGGTGGCTCATCGCTGATGGTGGCATCAACCACACTGGGCAGGGCACGGATCAGATCCAGGTCGAGGCGGAAAGCCGCGAATTTGTCGTAGTCTTTGGGGATTGGCCTGAATCCGGCGGTCACGATGTCCGCCACTGCCACGCCGGTGGGGCGCGCCATCCTTTGCGCGTGCTCCTGTATCACCACGGTGGCATTGCCGACGATGGCCAGGGTCAGCCCCAATTGCAGGGCAATCAGCAGGGCGGCCACCTTGTGGCGCCGCAGAGCGGACAAAATGGGTCTCAGTTCCAGCATGGCCTTCTCCCTGGCAGCGAGCGGGTGATTGAAGGGGCAGTGCGGATCTGGCCGGCGGGCGGCAGGGAAGCGTCCGGGCCATCAGCACGGTATTGTGAGGTGGGACGCGGTGGGGCCGGGCGTTGGATGCAGCCGCGGCCCTGCGATCTGAATCCGCCGTTTTTTTGGAGGGGAGCTTGCGGTAAACCTCCGGTCCCTCCACCGCCTTCCCTGCAGGCAATGGAAATCCGGGAAATTTTCCCTCGTTGTAGTGGAGTGGCAGAGCATCGGTTGCTCGCCAAGCGCTGCCAGCGGGCCGCACAGCGGCGGCGGGGGTGAATGCACGGGTGTGCCGTGGTAGAGTGCGCGGCCTTTTTTTGACCAATTTGAATCTTTCCAGCGGGTACTCCGTCTTTATGCTGCTCTCCTCTACCAAAGCCGACTGGCTCGGCAATATTCGCCGCGATGTGCTCGCGGGCCTTGTAGTCGCCATGGCCCTGATCCCCGAGGCGATCGCCTTCTCGATCATTGCCGGCGTGGATCCGCGCGTGGGTCTCTACGCAGCTTTCTCCATTGCGGTGGTCAGCGCCTTCGTCGGCGGCCGCCCGGGGATGATCTCCGCGGCCACCGGCGCCATGGCTCTGGTGATGGTGACGCTGGTGAAGGAGCACGGCCTGCAGTACCTGCTGGCCGCAACGTTACTGACCGGGGTGCTGCAGATCATCGCCGGTTATTTGAAGCTGGGCAGCCTGATGAGCTTTGTCTCACGGGCGGTGGTGACCGGCTTCGTCAACGCGCTGGCAATTTTGATCTTTATGGCGCAGCTGCCGGAGCTGGTGGGCATGGGCTGGCAGGTCTACGCGATGACCGCGGCGGGTCTCGGTATCATCTACCTGTTTCCGTATGTACCGGTGGTCGGCAAGTTCCTGCCGTCACCGCTGGTGTGCATCCTGGTGCTGACCGCGGTCTCGGTGGCGCTGGGGCTGGAAATCCACACGGTG
This region of Microbulbifer sp. SAOS-129_SWC genomic DNA includes:
- a CDS encoding FtsX-like permease family protein encodes the protein MLELRPILSALRRHKVAALLIALQLGLTLAIVGNATVVIQEHAQRMARPTGVAVADIVTAGFRPIPKDYDKFAAFRLDLDLIRALPSVVDATISDEPPLTGGGSYSSFQTAPNQQTGIADANYFTVDEHFISALGMRLIAGRTFTAAEIQRADSTANWQPGTAIITQQLAGKLFPRGEVLGKSIYLKNDDKPVRIVGIVERNLGSWPNWSSAGNAVFYPVIRDGQWVSYIVRAEPGQRNLVQKRLEKTLAERDPRRVITVKTLEEQRDRYFAGDSTMATVLSAVVGLLTSIVALGIAGLTAFWITQRQQQTGIRRALGASRGAICRYFLLENLMIAATGLLLGTAAAQLVNHFLSGAFGQPALPPGTTIACGLILLGISLAAALAPALRAANISPATATRSV
- a CDS encoding efflux RND transporter periplasmic adaptor subunit, producing MIRDTSGQDVQLRAVPAWKKPRNLKTGAVVALAAAFLVWGVNAWHSTSSVDGTLSLAEVNVAQVKRGDLVRDLVVQGKVVAANSPTLFSPAQGIVKFAVKAGDSVKQGQLLADVDSPQLANQLAQEQAKFNKLAVELQRQKIQAKRQQLENRQKADLAKVDLTAAERELRRAKISIDKKIISQLDFEKASDDLARAKLEYRQAEQNAELQKESLAFDTKTLELQVSQQKLQVAELQRKVNELQILSPVDGTVGSLSVAQRSAVAPNTALMTVVDLSSFELEAAVPENYADDLGLAMAVEIDLSGKKLPGEITAISPEVINNQVVARVRFTDGQPDKLRQNLRLTARILLENRSDVMLVKRGAFIDQSGGRYAWKLNGEQQAVRVPIQIGALGLNQVEIVSGLKEGDRIITSATDELKNAQLVALK